The following are from one region of the Amycolatopsis sp. QT-25 genome:
- a CDS encoding IS5 family transposase (programmed frameshift) — translation MVDRLSLRLVPDELWELVKPLIPAFTPRPQGGGTAPLDPRQVFTAIVYVLTSGCAWRDLPPSFGVPFQTAHRRFAQWTEAGLWRELHRVLLDELGSRGLLDWSRAIVDGASVRAKKGGSLTGPSPVDRGKPGSKIHVLSDRAGLPLTIAISAANTHDSLALKPLVMAIPAVKSHRGPRRRKPAKLHADKAYDQPALRHWVRDRGITVRIARKGIESADKLGKHRWVIERTMAWLTGYRRLTLRYERKAEHFLAFLTLGAALTCHKKLRKLTT, via the exons GTGGTTGATCGGTTGTCTTTGCGTCTTGTGCCGGATGAGCTGTGGGAACTGGTGAAGCCGTTGATCCCCGCGTTCACACCGCGTCCGCAGGGTGGTGGGACCGCGCCGTTGGATCCGCGGCAGGTGTTCACGGCGATCGTGTACGTGCTGACCAGCGGATGTGCTTGGCGGGATCTGCCGCCGTCGTTCGGCGTGCCCTTCCAGACCGCGCACCGCCGGTTCGCGCAATGGACAGAGGCCGGGCTATGGCGCGAGCTCCATCGTGTACTGCTTGACGAACTGGGCAGCCGGGGCTTGCTCGACTGGAGTCGTGCGATCGTGGACGGCGCCTCCGTCCGCGCGA AAAAAGGGGGATCTCTGACCGGCCCCAGCCCGGTCGACCGAGGTAAACCCGGCTCGAAAATCCACGTCCTGTCCGACCGTGCCGGCCTGCCGCTCACGATCGCGATCTCCGCCGCGAACACCCACGACTCGCTCGCGCTCAAACCCCTGGTGATGGCGATCCCCGCGGTCAAGTCCCACCGAGGCCCGCGACGCCGCAAGCCCGCCAAGCTGCACGCCGACAAGGCCTACGACCAGCCCGCGCTCCGACACTGGGTCCGCGACCGCGGCATCACAGTCCGCATCGCCCGCAAAGGCATCGAATCCGCGGACAAACTCGGCAAACACCGCTGGGTGATCGAGCGAACCATGGCCTGGCTCACCGGATACCGCCGCCTCACCCTGCGCTACGAACGCAAAGCCGAACACTTCCTCGCCTTCCTTACCCTCGGAGCCGCCCTCACCTGCCACAAGAAACTCCGAAAGCTCACCACGTAA
- a CDS encoding adenosylcobinamide-GDP ribazoletransferase — protein MIADALKMSVGTLTTVRVPAPGLIDRRVAGGAMVLGPLAVLPLAAVAAVIVFSGELVGLPAFASAALALGAVALGSRGLHLDGLADTADGLGASYDRARALEVMRRGDSGPTGIATLVLTLLVQVGALTGAISAGHGIAAVVLAVVAGRGVLSLCCARGVPSARPEGLGATVAGSVPVWTAAVVFAVLAGVGALVLPWRQGLIAVTLGYLAASALLARCVQRLGGVTGDVLGGCVEVAVAGVLLASSC, from the coding sequence TTGATCGCCGACGCGCTGAAGATGTCCGTCGGCACCCTGACCACCGTCCGGGTGCCGGCCCCGGGCCTGATCGACCGGCGGGTGGCGGGCGGTGCGATGGTGCTCGGCCCGCTGGCCGTCCTGCCGCTGGCCGCCGTCGCCGCGGTGATCGTCTTCTCGGGTGAACTCGTCGGCCTGCCCGCTTTCGCGTCGGCGGCGCTCGCGTTGGGCGCGGTGGCGCTGGGCAGCCGAGGGCTCCATCTGGACGGGCTCGCCGACACGGCCGACGGACTCGGTGCCTCGTACGACCGAGCACGCGCCCTGGAGGTCATGCGGCGCGGGGACTCCGGGCCGACCGGGATCGCGACCCTGGTGCTGACGTTGCTGGTGCAGGTCGGCGCGCTGACCGGGGCGATCTCGGCCGGACACGGCATCGCGGCGGTCGTGCTCGCGGTCGTCGCCGGACGCGGGGTGCTGTCGCTGTGCTGCGCACGCGGCGTCCCGTCGGCCCGGCCGGAAGGGCTGGGCGCGACCGTCGCCGGTTCGGTGCCGGTGTGGACGGCCGCGGTCGTGTTCGCCGTCCTCGCGGGCGTGGGCGCGCTGGTACTTCCGTGGCGGCAAGGGCTGATCGCGGTGACGCTGGGGTATCTGGCGGCCTCGGCGTTGCTGGCGCGGTGCGTTCAGCGGCTGGGCGGGGTCACCGGGGACGTGCTCGGCGGCTGCGTCGAAGTCGCCGTCGCTGGGGTCTTGCTGGCTTCGTCCTGCTGA
- the cobT gene encoding nicotinate-nucleotide--dimethylbenzimidazole phosphoribosyltransferase, with protein sequence MRIATPDAAAEAAARVRLDGLVKPLGSLGRLEDLAAWLSAAHGVVPPRPLDDVRVVVFAGDHGVSGMSAYPREVTAAMVRVFLAGKSGVGVLAKLSGAKVRVLDIAVDWDGADVPAEVTAHKVRRGSGSIDVEDALAEGEARTAFEHGTAIADEEIDGGADLLIPGDMGIGNTTICAAVVASVLGLAADEVVGTGTGIDEDGRARKVAVVEAALARAGALRDPFAVLTSLGSACLAATAGFLAQAAVRGVPVLLDGVFSGAAALVAREIAPGAEQWWLAGHRSTEPSQAFAVKALGLEPILDLGLRLGEGSGAVQAVPTLRAARAILADMGLLAELA encoded by the coding sequence ATGCGTATCGCCACCCCGGACGCCGCCGCCGAAGCCGCGGCGCGCGTCAGACTCGACGGTCTGGTCAAGCCGCTGGGTTCGCTCGGGCGGCTCGAAGACCTGGCCGCCTGGCTCAGCGCGGCGCACGGCGTCGTCCCGCCGCGGCCGCTCGACGACGTCCGGGTGGTGGTGTTCGCCGGGGACCACGGGGTCTCCGGGATGTCGGCGTATCCGCGTGAGGTCACCGCGGCGATGGTCCGCGTGTTCCTGGCAGGCAAGAGCGGGGTCGGCGTGCTGGCCAAGCTGTCCGGAGCGAAGGTGCGGGTGCTGGACATCGCGGTGGACTGGGACGGCGCGGACGTGCCCGCCGAGGTCACCGCGCACAAGGTCCGGCGCGGCTCCGGTTCGATCGACGTGGAGGACGCGCTCGCCGAGGGCGAGGCGCGCACGGCCTTCGAGCACGGGACGGCGATCGCGGACGAGGAGATCGACGGCGGCGCGGATCTGCTCATCCCCGGTGACATGGGGATCGGCAACACCACGATCTGCGCGGCCGTGGTCGCTTCGGTGCTCGGCCTGGCCGCGGACGAGGTCGTCGGCACGGGGACGGGGATCGACGAGGACGGGCGGGCGCGGAAGGTCGCCGTCGTCGAGGCCGCGTTGGCCAGGGCCGGCGCGCTGAGAGACCCCTTCGCGGTGCTGACGTCACTCGGCAGCGCCTGTCTCGCCGCGACGGCGGGCTTCCTGGCGCAGGCCGCGGTTCGCGGGGTTCCGGTGCTGCTCGACGGCGTGTTCTCCGGCGCCGCGGCGCTCGTCGCCCGCGAGATCGCGCCCGGTGCCGAACAGTGGTGGCTGGCCGGGCACCGGTCGACCGAGCCGTCGCAGGCGTTCGCGGTGAAGGCGCTCGGCCTGGAACCGATCCTCGACCTGGGGCTGCGGCTCGGCGAGGGCAGCGGGGCCGTCCAGGCGGTGCCGACGCTGAGGGCGGCGCGGGCGATCCTCGCGGACATGGGCCTGCTGGCGGAGCTGGCTTGA
- a CDS encoding MerR family transcriptional regulator: protein MRIGELVRRTGVRERLLRYYEEQGLLHPVRRPSGYREYSEQDVGRVRNIRTLLAAGLGTATIAGVLPCMVDLGNGLAPACADLLPELYRERERISAAIDEMTATREVLDGIIAATVPHADEVAEALARQGAV from the coding sequence ATGCGGATCGGGGAGCTGGTACGGCGGACGGGTGTGCGGGAGCGGTTGCTCCGCTATTACGAGGAACAAGGGCTGCTGCATCCGGTGCGCAGGCCGAGCGGATACCGCGAATACTCCGAGCAGGATGTCGGGCGGGTGCGCAACATCCGCACGCTGCTCGCCGCGGGCCTGGGCACCGCGACCATCGCCGGGGTGCTGCCGTGCATGGTCGATCTGGGGAACGGGCTGGCGCCCGCGTGCGCCGATCTGCTGCCCGAGCTGTACCGGGAGCGGGAGCGGATCAGCGCGGCGATCGACGAGATGACGGCGACGCGGGAGGTGCTGGACGGCATCATCGCCGCGACGGTGCCGCACGCCGACGAGGTCGCCGAAGCCTTGGCGCGGCAGGGAGCGGTGTGA
- a CDS encoding NAD(P)-binding domain-containing protein, with translation MTDQNLAVTVLGLGPMGATLAAVLLDHGHDVTVWNRSPGKAAPLVAKGARQADDVVDAVSASHLLVVCLADYDALYSALEPAGEALRGRVLVNLNSGTPKEAGQAVRWTEERGAAYLDGAIMVPPALVGRPGAVFLYSGSAEVFEAHKATLAVMGDPTHLGEEPGLAVLYNTALLSMMYSSMNGFLHAAALVGSAGVAATEFTKLAVNWFLPVVIGGIIKAEAPAIDSGVYPGEAGSLEMNITTLKHIIGTSHEQGVDAEIPVRNKELLEKAAAAGFGKSSYTSVIEVLKKGGA, from the coding sequence ATGACCGATCAGAATCTCGCCGTGACCGTCCTCGGCCTCGGCCCGATGGGCGCCACACTCGCCGCCGTCCTGCTCGACCACGGCCACGACGTGACCGTGTGGAACCGTTCTCCCGGCAAGGCCGCCCCTTTGGTGGCGAAAGGGGCACGGCAGGCGGACGACGTCGTGGACGCCGTGTCCGCGAGCCACCTGCTCGTGGTCTGTCTCGCCGATTACGACGCCCTGTACTCCGCTCTCGAACCAGCCGGCGAAGCCTTGCGCGGCCGCGTTCTGGTGAACCTGAATTCCGGGACGCCGAAAGAGGCGGGCCAGGCCGTCCGTTGGACGGAGGAACGCGGGGCCGCCTACCTCGACGGCGCCATCATGGTTCCCCCGGCCCTGGTCGGCCGCCCGGGCGCGGTCTTCCTGTACAGCGGTTCCGCCGAGGTCTTCGAGGCACACAAGGCCACACTGGCCGTCATGGGCGACCCGACGCACTTGGGCGAGGAACCGGGCCTCGCGGTGCTGTACAACACCGCCTTGCTGAGCATGATGTATTCGTCGATGAACGGTTTCCTGCACGCCGCCGCGCTGGTCGGCAGCGCGGGAGTCGCGGCGACCGAGTTCACGAAGCTCGCCGTGAACTGGTTCCTGCCGGTGGTGATCGGCGGCATCATCAAGGCGGAGGCGCCCGCCATCGACAGCGGCGTGTATCCCGGTGAGGCCGGTTCTCTGGAAATGAACATCACGACGCTGAAGCACATCATCGGAACCAGCCACGAGCAGGGCGTGGACGCCGAGATCCCGGTACGGAACAAGGAACTACTGGAGAAAGCCGCCGCCGCGGGGTTCGGCAAGAGCAGTTACACCTCGGTGATCGAGGTGCTCAAGAAGGGTGGTGCCTGA